The following DNA comes from Caulobacter mirabilis.
ACGCTTTCGACCCCCGGCCAGGGCCCCTTGCCGTGGCGGATCGCGGCGTCGACGCCGTCGGTGACGAAGTTGGACAGCTTCTGATCGACGTTGAGCTCCAACTGACCGACTTCGGCGGGCATGCGGCTCATGCGGTGGGTCAGCCAGCGGCCGGCGAAGGCGTGCACGGTCGACAGCACCAGGGGCGACTCCGTCGCCGCGCCGCGGACCAGCGTCTCGACGCCGGACCGCATCAGGTCGATCGCCTGCGCCACCTGCGCCGCCAGCTTCAGCGCCGCCTCGGTCGGCTCCATGGCGTTGCCGTCGCGGGTGAAGAGGCGGGCGCCGAGCTCTTCCTCCAACCGCCGGATCTGCTGGCTGACGGCGCCGTGGGTGACGTTCAGCTCCGCCGCGGCGCGGCTGTAGCTGCGATGGCGCGCCGCCGCCTCTAGAGCGCGCATGGCGATGAACGGCGGCAGGCGCGTCACGGAGCGAATGTTAGTTCCCCTTACAACCCGAGCCAAAAACTATCGTTCGCTATTTGGTGTTCGTCGGACGATGTTCCAACCCGCAGCGCTGCTTTCCTCCCTCCGAACTCCGAAAGTCAGAACCATGAAGACCCAGCTTCTCTCGCTGGCGGCCGGGACGCTGCTGTCCGCCGCCCTGTTCGCCAACGCCCAGGCCGCGACGCCGTCCGAGCGCTGGATCGCCGAATCCCGCGCCGCCCTCGAAGCCAGCCTCGACGCCGCCGGCCTGGCCGACGACGGCAAGGCCGTCGCGATCACCATCAAGGCGGCCGAGGACCAGAAGGGCTACGCCCCGCGCATCGTCCGCTCCAGCGGCTCCACCGACTACGACGCCGCCGTCCGCGAGGCGGTGAAGACGGTCAAGCTCGGCGCGCCGCCGGTCGAGCTGCGCGGCCGCGGCGTCACCTTCACCCTCGGAGCGGCCTCGGCGGGCGGAGCCTCATCCGCCGGCGCCCGCTGAGCGTGGTCCGGGAGCGGGACTGGACGCCCGCTCCCGGACATCTCTGCAACGAAAAAGGCCCGGAGCGCGCGCTCCGGGCCTTCTCGTTTGGGCTGGTCGGCCGGGCTTAGCCCAGCGCGGCCATCAGTTCGGGGACGGCGGTCTTGTAGTCCGCCACCAGGCCGTAGTCGGCGACCTGGAAGATCGGGGCGTCGGCGTCCTTGTTGATCGCGACGATGACCTTCGAGTCCTTCATGCCGGCCAGGTGCTGGATGGCGCCCGAGATGCCGACGGCGATGTACAGCTCCGGCGCGACGACCTTGCCGGTCTGGCCGACCTGGTAGTCGTTCGGGGCGTAGCCGGCGTCGACGGCCGCGCGAGACGCGCCCACCGCCGCGCCGAGCTTGTCGGCCAGCGGCTCGATGACCTTCGAGAACTCTTCGGCCGAGCCCATGGCGCGGCCGCCCGAGACGACGATCTTCGCGGCGGTCAGTTCCGGACGGTCCGACTTGACCATTTCCTCGCCGACGAACTTCACGCCCGAGGCCGAAGCCCCGGCGATCTTCTCGGCGGCGGCCGAGCCGCCGTCGCCGGCCGGCTTGAAGGCGGTCGGGCGGACGGTCAGGACCTTCTTGGCGTCGGCGGTCTGGACGGTCTCCAGCGCGTTGCCGGCGTAGATCGGGCGCACGAAGGTGTCGGCCGACACCACTTCGACCACGTCCGAGATCGGCGAGGCGTCCAGCTTGGCGGCGACCCGGGGGGCGAAGTTCTTGCCCGAGGCGGTGGCCGGGATCAGGACGGCGTCATAGCCGCCGGCCAGGCCGATGATGGTGTCGGCGACGGCTTCGGCGATGCCGTGGCCCACGTCCGCGCCCTCGGCCAGGATGACCTTGCGCACGCCGTCGATCTTGGCGGCGGCGGCGGCCACGGCGTCGGCGCCCTGGCCCAGGACCAGCACGTCGACATCGCCCGACAGCGCCTTGGCGGCGGTGACGGTCTTGTTGGTGGTGTCGCGCAGGTGCGCGTTGTCGTTATCGGCGACGACGAGAACGGCCATTACAGCACCCCCGCTTCGGACTTGAGCTTGGCCACCAGTTCGGCGGCGTTTTCGACCTTCACGCCGGCGGAACGCTTCGGCGGCTCGGTGACCTTCAGGACCTTCAGGCGCGGCGCGACGTCGACGCCGTAGTCGCCGGCGGTCTTGGTCGCGATTTCCTTCTTCTTCGCCTTCATGATGTTCGGCAGAGAAGCATAGCGCGGCTCGTTCAGGCGCAGGTCGGCGGTGACGACCGCCGGCAGGGCCACTTCGATGGTCTGCAGGCCGCCGTCGACTTCGCGGGTCACAGTCGCCTTGTCGGCGGCCACGTCCAGCTTCGAGGCGAAGGTCGCCTGCGGCCAGCCGAGCAGCTGCGACAGCATCTGGCCGACGGCGTTGTTGTCGCCGTCGATGGCCTGCTTGCCCATCAGGATGAGATTCGGCTTCTCTTCGTCGGCCACGGCCTTGAGCAGCTTGGCGACGGCCAGGGGCTCAACGTCCGAGTCGGACTGGATCAGGATGCCGCGGTCGCCGCCCATGGCCAGCGCCGTGCGGATGGTTTCCTGAGCCTGGGCCGGCCCGATGGAAACGATGACGACCTCGGTCGCCACGCCCTTTTCCTTGAGACGCACGGCTTCTTCGACCGCGATCTCGCAGAAGGGATTCATGGACATTTTCACGTTCGCCAGGTCCACGCCCGACTGGTCGGGCTTCACCCGCGCCTTCACGTTGTAGTCGATAACCCGTTTGACCGGGACCAGCACCTTCATGGCTTCATTCCGCCCGTGTTGCATTGCGAAAAGTCTTGCGCGCACAGGCTGATAACGACTCTCGCGCGCAATGCAAGTTTCCCTACGGGTCAATTCACGCGACGAATTTGCCCTTCCCCAGCGCCTCCTGGGGCGCACCGCTAGGCGGGCGCTGGGCTTTCCGGTAAACGGCGCGCCATGAACCGCACCATCGACCGCCTCAAGATCGTATTCCTGATCATCTTCGCCGTCGCCTGCGCGGCGCTGTGGGCCTACCAGCTGCTCTATGTGCTGCCCGCGAAGAACTGCGAGGCGCAGAAGATGTGGTGGGACGCCGGCCGGCGAATCTGCGCTCAGCCGCTCTACATCCCCGACATCACGCGTCGTCCCGCGGGCATGAGCCGCAAGGAATGGTCGGAGAAGCAGGCCGCCCGCCAGGTCGAGCGCGAAGCCGAAGGCTATCCCTCGCCCAACGGCCCGGAGAAGACCGAGGCCCCCGCCGCTCCGGCTCAGCCGGCCCCGGCGCCCGCGCCCGCCGGCAAGGCGCCGGCCGCGAAGTAGCCGTCAGCGGTTTCCGCCCGGGACCCACAGCACGTCGCCGGCCCCTTGGCCGTTCGCCCAGCGCGCGGCGACGAACAGCAGGTCCGAGAGCCGGTTCAGGAACTTCAGCGCCTCGGGGCTGACCGGCTCGTCCGGCTCGGCCGCCAGGGCGACGCACAGCCGCTCGGCGCGGCGGCAGACCGTGCGCCCCAGATGCAGCGCCGCCGCCGCCGGCGTCCCGCCCGGCAGCACGAACGAGGTCAGGGGCGACAGGTCGGCGTTGAGCTGGTCGATCTCGCGCTCCAGCCGGTCGACCTGCGACTGCAGGACGCGCAACGGCTCCCACTCGAGTTTCTTGCCGCGATCCGGCGTGGCCAGGTCGGCGCCCAGATCGAACAGGTCGTTCTGGGCGCGCGCCAGGATGCCGTCGAGCACAGCGTCGCCGGCCGTGTGCAGCCGCGCCAGCCCCAGGCAGCTGTTGGTCTCGTCGACCGTGCCGTAGGCCTCGACGCGCAGGCTGTTCTTCGGCGTCGGCTCGCCGGTCGAGAGCCGGGTCAGCCCCTTGTCGCCCGTGCGGGTGTAGATCTTGTTCAGGGTGACCATGGTTCGCCCGTCAGCCGCGCGTGCGCCACCAGAAGGCCGCCACCAGGACGACGACGGCGACGAACTGGAGCACGACGCGCAGGCGCATCAGCCGGTTGGAATAGGAGCGGCCGAAGTCGCCGCCCTTGTAGAGAGAGTACAGGCCGGCGATCAGGGTGATCAGCACGGCCCCGAGCGCGATCGGGATCAGATAGTCGAAGATGTCCATGGGCGGCGAACCTACCGCTCCGCCGCCCCTTCCGCCACTGGGCTTGAAGAACGTCCAGGGCGTGCATGGATGACATGTTCGCCGAGCGCGTTCACTGACGAGCGATATCGCCTCTTGGGACGCCTCTCACGCGAATATCCGCGCGCCTTGCGGCGGTTTCCGTCAATTTTCTTTCGCACTGAGCCTTGATTCGTATCCGCGTTCGCCGTACATGCGCATCACGACATTCGTTGAGCACGTTCAATGAACGCGATCGACACCACCGCTAGGACCGCTGGAGGGCGTGGCGCCGGCGGCGGTGGAGATCTCGCTCAGCGGGGCGCCGCCGTCCCCCCACGGTCGGTCGCACCAGTGCAGCGTTGAAATTCGAGACTACGCGCCTAGCGGCGCGGCCCCGTTTAGGAGGCGGGATCGATGAACCATATTCCGATGCGTATGAACGCCCCGGCCGTCCGGCCGCAAAAGATGACCCGCCGCGCCCTGGCCAAGCAGCAGACCCGCGAGAAGGTGCTGCAGTCCGCGCGGGACCTCTTCATCGAGCGCGGCTACGAAGGCGCCACGATCCGTGACATCGCCCGCGCCGCCGGCATGTCGACCGGCGCCGTGTTCGCCAGCTTCACCGACAAGACCGAACTGTTCGACGCCATCCTGAACGACGACTTCGCCGCCCTGCAGGATCCGATGCAGGACGCGCTGGTGAACGGCAAGACCACGCGCGAGGCGCTGGTCGGGATGTTCGGCGCCGCCTATCGCGCCCACGCCGACCAACTGCCGCTGATCCAGGCCGCGCTGGCCGCCTCCTGGACCCGCACCCCGGAGGCCGAGCGCCTGCGTCGCGAGTCGCTGCGACCGATCCGCGCGCTGGTCATCCAGGCCCTGGAACGCGGCGTCGAACACGGTGAACTCGCCGCTCGGGTCGATCTTCGCCTGGTCGCGGACATGCTGTGGGATCTGTATCTCGCCGGCTACCGTCCCGCGGCCTTCGACGGTCTGTCCGTCGAAAATCAAACCGAACGCCTGGCGCAGCGGATCGACGTGATCCTGGCCGCGCTCAAGGCCTGAGGCAAAAGCCGCGCCCCGGTCACCGGGGCGCGGCGGTCCGGGGGGACACAAGTTGGGCGTTCGCGAGACACAGAAGCTTGAGACGCGCCGCAAAGTGCTGGAAGCGGCGCGCGATCTCTTCAACGAGATCGGCTACGAGGAAACGACGATCCGCGCCATGGCCGAACGCGCCGGCGTGTCGGTCGGCAGCGTCTTCACCACCTTCGCCTCCAAGGCCGAGGTGCTCAGCCAGGTCATGGACGACCGCGTCGAGGCGCTCTACCGCGAGCTCGAGCACGTCGCCAAACATATGCGCGGATCGCTGGCCGACCGCCTGCGCTCGCTTTTCGCCATCCACTACGACTTCGAATGCCGCAGGGTGCGCCTGTTCCTGGCCCACATCTCGGCGTCGTTCAGCCCTTCGCTGGACAAGAACACCGTCCCCTACGGCCGCAACCCGCGCTTCAAGGACATGATCCTGCACATGCTGGCCGACGGCGTGAACAAGGGCGAGGTGCGCGCCGAGGCCGACCTGACCCTGGTGCTCGACACCCTGATGGCCGTCTACGCCTGGAACTATCGCCTGGCGGCCGCCCAGAACTCCGACGCCGGCCATATGACCTCGATCATGGATCGACAGATCAGCCTGATCTTCGACGGGCTGAAGCCGCGCTAACGGGCCTAGGATCCGGCCTAGGTTGGGGGCCCGGAATTTCAAAGCCTTAGCCCTTTTCCAGCCGGTCGTCCCGGCGAAGGCCGGGATCCAGATCATAGGGCTGTGCTTTGACGGAAGATCTCCCACCGCAGAGCCTGAAAGCTGGGTCCCGGCCTTCGCCGGGATGACCGGTGTAGATTCGCCCCTAGGCCCAATCGATCGCGCGGACAGCGGCGGCATAGCCGCGGCTGACCGGCGCGGTCAGGCCGCCGACCAGGACCAGGTCGCCGCGCCCTCGTCGCCACAGAGCCTCCTCCACCGCCGATCGCGCCACCCACCAGGATCTGTGCGTCTGCAGGCCGTCCATGGCTTCCAGCGCCTGCAAGGCGTCGGCGAACCGCATCAGCAGCAGCGCGTCGCCCGCATCGGTATGGACGCGCAGGTAGTGGTCCTCGGCCTGGACCGCCAGCAGGCGGGCCCGCGCCAGCCGGGGCGGCAGCTTCTCGCGCAGCAGGGGCGGCGGAGCGGCCTCGGGCGGCGTCGGAGCGGGCGTCGCCGGCCGCAGCGCTCGCCGGGCGGTCCAGGCCATCGCCACCAGCGGGATGCAGATGATGGTGACCTGCGGATAGAGCCGGACCAGGCTCTTGAACGAGGCGTGTCCGGAATACAGCGCCACCGCCGTAAACATCACGATCACCGTGGACGGCGCGGCCATGGCCAGGACCAGGACCGGCGCCCGTAGCCAGGGCCGGTTCGCCAGCAGCGGCCAGCGCTCCAGCCAGGGCTCGATGGCGCCGCCGCAGGCCCCGCCCGCCACCAGCACGAAGATCCAGTAGGCCAGCCGGCGATCCAGATCGATCTGGTCGCTGTCGAAGGCGCCGATCAGCGCCAGGAACAGGCCGATGAGCGCCAGCACCGAAAGCTCCGCCAACCCCAGATGGCCGACAAGCGGTCGGGTGAGGGCGGCGATCGCCGGGTGCTTCGCGCGCTGCGTCATGGGGCGATGAGTAGCCGACTTCGCGCCGACGCCAAGCCCCGTCCCCATTCGCGAAGCCGGCGGCGCCAACCGCGAAGAGGCCGTTGCCGAGGCCGGCTCGGGCTGGGAGCGGAAGGCCTCATCTCCTCCCGACGAGTTCCTTCATGCCCATCGTTCTCTCCCGTTCCGCCCAGGCCCTGGCCGCCCTTCTGGCCGTCGCCGTGGGGCTGTTCTCCTTCCGCTACCTGCTGCCCGAGATCCCGCTCGCCGCGCCGGACGTGGTCGCCAACCGCTTCGCCCACCTGGCTCTGCCGATACACGCCGGCCTCGGCGCGGCGGCGCTGATCCTGGGGCCGTTCCAGTTCATCAGACGGCGCGACGGCCGGCGCGCACGCTGGCACCGCCTGACGGGCGCGCTCTATATGGCCGCCTGCCTCGGCTCGGCGCCCGCGGGGCTGATTCTGGCGCTTGGCGCCACGGCGGGCCCGATCGCCACGGCCGGGTTCGGCCTGCTGGCGATCATCTGGTTCTGGGTCAACGCGCAGGGCCTGCGCGCGGCGCTGGCCGGGCGCTACGCCGAGCACGGCCGCTGGATGGTCCGCAGCTTCGCCCTGACCTTCGCGGCGGTCACCTTGCGCCTGTACCTGCCGCTGGGCGCCCTTCTGCCCGTGGCCAGCGTCGACGCCTATCGCGCCATCGCCTTCCTGGCCTGGGTTCCGAACCTGCTCGTCGCCGAGCTGTGGCTCAGTTCCCGTCTTCGAGCAGCCGCCGGGCGATGACCTGAGCCTGGATCTCGCCCGCGCCCTCGAAGATGTTGAGGATGCGGGCGTCGGCCAGCACGCGGCTGACCTCGTACTCCATGGCGAAGCCGTTGCCGCCGTGGATCTGCAGGGCGTTGTCGGCGGCCGCCCAGGCGACCCGCGCGGCGACCAGCTTGGCCATCCCGGCCTCCAGGTCGCAGCGCTTGCCCTCATCCTTCTGGCGGGCGGCGTAGTAGGTCAGCTGGCGCACGCCCATGATCTCGGCCGCCATCATCGCCAGCTTGTTGGCCACCCGAGGGAAGCCGAAGATCGGGCCGCCGAACTGCTTGCGGTCGAGGGCGTAGTTCAGCCCCAGCTCCAGTCCTCGCTGAGCCACGCCGATGGCGCGGGCGGCGGTCTGGATGCGGGCGCTCTCGAAGGTGGCCATCAGCTGCTTGAAGCCTTGCCCCTCGACGCCGCCGAGCAGGTTCTCCGCCGGGACGGTGAAGCCGTCGAAGCCGATCTCGTACTCCTTCATGCCGCGGTAGCCGATCACCCCGATCTCGCCGCCGCTCATGCCGGGGGTCGGGAACGGCTGGGCGTCGTCGCCGCGCAGCTTGGGCGCCAGCAGCATCGACAGGCCGCGGTAGTCGGCGGTGTCGGGATCGGTCCGGACCAGCAGCGTCATGACGTCGGCGCGGGCCGCGTGGGTGATCCAAGTCTTGGCGCCGGTCACCACGTACCGGTCGCCGTCGCGCACCGCCCGGGTGCGCAGGCTGCCCAGGTCCGAGCCCGTGTTGGGCTCGGTGAACACCGCCGTCGGCAGGATCTCGGCCGCGGCGATCTTGGGCAGCCAATAGTCCTTCTGTTCCGGCGTGCCGTTGGCCAGGATCAGCTCGCCGGCGATCTCCGACCGGGTGCCCAGCGAGCCGACGCCGATCCAGGCGCGGCTCAGCTCCTCGGACACCACGCACATGGCCGTCTTGCCCAGGCCCGCGCCGCCGTAGTCCTCCGGCAGGGTCAGGCCGAACACGCCCAGCTGGCCGAGCTCCTGCAGCAGCTCCAGCGGGATCAGTTCGTCCTTCAGGTGCCACTCATGAGCGTGCGGGACGACCTTCTCCTCGGCGAAGGCGTGGAACTGGTCGCGGATCATCTCGAAGACGTCGTCCAGGCCGGTGGCCTCGACCGTGGACTTTCCGCGCGCGTCGGCGATCAGCTGAGCGATCCGGGTCTTCACCGCCTGGCCGCCGCCGGTGGTCATCAGCGTGATCAGAGCCGGCGCGAACAGGCGGTTCATCACCTCGCGATCGGCGGTCAGGTCGGCCGGACGGATGATCTCGCCCTGATTCATCGGAATGCCGCCGACCAGCTGAGCGGCGTACTCGGCGAACAGCAGCTGGGCGAGCAGGGCCTCGGTCTCGCCGAACGCGCCGTCGGCGGTCAGGCGCTCGGCCCAGCCGGCGACCTGGTTCAGCAGCTCGGCGTAGGAGGCGTACCAGCCGTAGCCGTGCACGGCGTGTTGTTCGGCGTCGGCCCGCTTGCGGTCGATCTTGCCGCCGGCGGAGATCTTCGCCTTCACCGCCCCCTTGGCCTCGGCCACGAAGACCCCGGCGGCGTCGGCGGCCTCGCGCAGCAGCGGGACCAGTCCCGGCAGGACCAGGTCTTCGGCGGCGGACTGGGCGGCGGCGCTCATGGGCAGGACTCCCCGGATTATTGTTGCGTCGCACTATATTCGCTTCGCAGATGCACACAATCAGGCGACGCCGGGGAGGAATTTGCCTCACGCGCCCCGCCGCCTATGGTGACGGCCAGCATCATCACATCGCCCCGGGAGGCCCGCCTTGCTCGTCGTCCATCACCTCAACGAGTCGCGCTCCCAGCGCATCCTCTGGCTGCTGGAGGAGCTGGGCGTCCCGTACGATATCCGCTTCCACCAGCGCAACGCCGAGACCCGGCTGGCCCCGCCGGAGCTGATCGACATCCACCCCCTGGGCAAGTCGCCGGTGATCACCGATAACGGCCGGGTCGTGCACGAGTCCGGCGCGATCATCGACTACGTCATCCGGCGCCACGGCGACGGCCGCCTGGCGCCCGATCCGGCGAGCCCCGACTACGACGTCTATCAGCAGTGGCTCCACTACGCCGAGGGCAGCGCCATGCTGCCGCTGATGCTGTTCATGTACGTCGCCCGCCTGGGCGAGGCCGGCGCGCCGCTGCACCCCCGCATCGAGAGCGAGATCGCCAACCACATGTCCTTCGTCGAGGGGGCGCTGGAGGGGCGGGACTATCTGCTCGGCGCCAACCTGTCCGGCGCGGACATCCAGATGAGCTTCGTGCCCGAGGTGCTGAAGGCGTTCGGCAAGCTGGCCGCCTATCCGAACATGGCCGCCTGGATCGAGCGCCTGCACGCGCGGCCGGCGTGGAAGGCGGCCCTGGACAAAGGCGGGCCCTACGCGCTGGGGCGGTGAGGCGTTGGGGACATGCTCCCGCAGGGTGCGTGTCCCCCTACTTAGATGGCGGATCGACGGGGACACGCACCGCTTCGCGGAGCATGTCCCCGGCCTCCCCCTCACATCTCGTCCAGATAGCCGTCCAGGAAGTCGAATACGGTCGCCTTCAGCAGACCGTGCGGGATGGCGTTGAAATGGTCGCAGCCGGCCAGGGTCACCGCCTTGGCGCCGCGAATGACGTCGGCCAGCGCCTGCGGGTCGCCCGCGAGTTCATCGCGAGTCCCCGCCACGATCAGCGTCGGCGCGCGCACCGCCAGCAGGTCGTCGGCGGTAAAGCCGCGGGGCGGAGTCCGCGCCAGGGCGGCCAGGGCCAGGCGGTCCTCGCCCTGCTCGTCGGCGAACTGACGGAAGCTGCGCAACAGGGGCTCGGCGATCGCGGCGGGGTCATCGGCCTCCATCGCCTCGGCCGTGATGTCGCCCGGCGGCGGCGGCTCCAGCAGCCGCCCGCCGACGCCGCCCAGCACCAGGTAGCCGACCCGCTCATGGGCCTGCAGCGCCATAGCCAGCGCCAACCGCGCGCCCATCGAATAGCCGAACACGTTGGCCCACTCGACGCCGAGATGATCCAGCAGCCCGACGATGTCGCCGAGCATGAGGTCGCGGTCGTAGGCGGCCGGATCATGCGGCTTGCCGCTCTCGCCATGTCCACGCAGGTCGAGGGCGATCAGCCGCTGCCCCCGCTGGGCGAGCGCCGCATACCAGCCGGTCCGCTTCCAGCCCTCCTGCCGATTGGAGACGAAGCCGTGGATCAGGAGGAAGGGCGCCCCATCCGGAGGACCGATATCGTCATAGGCGATGACGACGCCGTCAGCGGCTGTGTACTCCGGCATCACGCCCCTCCTCGCCCGCCCGCGCGCTCGCGGCGCGGTTGACGGCCAGCCTGCCGTCACAGGCTCGGCGGTCAAGCCCAAACCGCCAGGTCAGCGCCTGGCGTCGATCCCGGCGATCCAGGCCTCGACGCCGGCGGTGTCCGACAGCGCGCCCTTCCATTCGTAGGCCGGAACGGCGGTGACGTTCGAGCCGCGCGCCCGGCCGCGATAGACCTTCATCGGCACGACGACCTTGGCCCGCATGCTCGGCAGGAACTGCTCCCGGACGTCCATGTAGAGGGTGTCCGCCGAGGTCTCCTGCCCGACCTGAACGCCGCCGAGGGCCTTGAGCAGATCCACGGCGTCGAGGCAGGCGGAGGCGCAGCCGTAGTCCGTCAGGATGTAGACCCGGGCCTTCATGGCCGTGACGGCGTCCTTCGGCGCCGCGGAGGCTTCGCCGCCGCCCTGGCGCCACAGCGCCTGCCCACGTGCGCGCGCGCCCTTCATGCCGTTCTCGAGCTCCTCGAACCAGGTCCTGAGGCGAGCATCGCTTACGAACTGCTCCCGATAGGCGGCGATGGCCTTGATGTTGTTCACGGAGGTCCGCCAGTCGACGCCCGTCGACCGCTCCGCCTTGGCGTCCACCCAAGCCTCGCCCCACAGGATGCGGGTGACGGCGGCGCTCCACTCCGATGAGCCGCCGTTGTTGCCGCGCAGATCGAAGACCACGACCTTCGACGCCCGGATCGCGTCCGCCTGGCTCTCGATCCTGGCCTGGAGCGCCGTCAGCGCCTTGCCGTCGTCGCTGGCGGGGTCGGATTCGAACGAGCCCCAACCGACCCAATAGCCGTCGGCCCCGTAGGCGCGGAGCTCGAGCGGCGCGAAGTAGCGCGGGCTGCGGGCGGCGGCGAACCCCTCGTCGCGCACCTCGGTCGGCAGGTCGCGCCAGGCCAACGGATAGGTCCGCTCGGCGCCGTCGACCTGGAAGACGCAACGCTCCGGTCGCCGGACGTAGGGGTTCATCTGGTCGACGAACAGGGACGAGGCGTAGGTCACCCGCCGCGACCGCAGGTTCCAGCGCCCCGCGCCCTTGCCGATGAAGTCGGCCGCGAAGGCGTCGGCCGGACGCCCGTCGCAGGAGGTCAGGACCGCCCCGACCGGCGGAGCGGCGGGATCTCGATTGAACGCCACGACATAGCGGCCGCCCTCAAGCGCGGTCAGGAACCCCGGCCAGCGCGAACGCCATGCATGCCCCATCGGGGCGTGTTCGTAGAGGGTGAGATGCCCGTCGTTGAACGAGGCCTGGTACTCGTTCAGGGCGAAGTACCAGTCCTCGTAGCGCTTGGCGGTCTTGGCCCGCTTCAGCGCCGTCGTCAGGCCGCCCTTCAGCACCGCCTTGAAGCCCGGGTTCTCGACGTCGACCGGGCCCGGATGCGACTCGGCGACGATGTCGTGGAAGGCGCGGGCGTCTTCCGCCAAGGCCTTCCCCCAGTCCGCCGGAGCCGGCGGGGGCGGGGCCGCGGCGGGCGGGGGCGTCTGCGCCAGCGAGGCCGACGCCAGGGCGCCGACAAGGGCGGCGGAAAGGACGGAAAGTCTGTGACGCGACATGGAACACCCCCTGCCCGGCCACCTTCGCAGGGCCGGGCAGGGGGCGCCACTTAATCCGCAGTAACGTCAGCCGAGCAGGTCGGGCGGGGTCGCTTCCGCGGCCAGGATGGCGACGGCCTCCTCGAGCGTGACCGTCTGCTGTTCCTGACTGCCCAGGCGGCGCAGGACGACCTTGCCCTCCTCGGCCTCCTTGCGGCCGACGACGGCGATGACCGGCACCTTGGCCACCGAGTGCTCGCGGATCTTGTAGTTGATCTTCTCGTTGCGAAGATCGGACTCGACCCGCAGGCCCGCCGCCGTCAGCGCGGCGACGACCGTCTCGCCATACGCGTTGGCGTCCGAGGTGATCGGCGCGACCACGGCCTGGACCGGAGCCAGCCACAGCGGGAACTTGCCGCCGTAGTTCTCGATCATGATGCCGATGAAGCGCTCAAAGCTGCCCAGGATCGCCCGGTGCAGCATGACCGGACGCTGCTTCGAGCCATCCTCGGCCACGTACTCGGCGCCCAGGCGCTCGGGCAGGACATAGTCGAGCTGCAGCGTGCCGCAGGTCCACTCCCGGCCGATGGCGTCCTTGACGATGAAGTCGAGCTTGGGCGCGTAGAAGGCGCCGTCGCCCTCGGCGATGATCGGCTCGACCCCGGCCTGGCGGGCGGCGTCGGCGAGCATGCCCTCGGCGCGATCCCAGAACTCGTCCGAGCCGGCGCGAATCTCAGGCCGCGTGGCCAGGGCGATGTACTTGGTCTCCATGCCGAGGTCGGCGTGGATCATCTTCGTCAGGCGGATGAACCGTTCCGTCTCGTCGACGATCTGGTCCTCGCGGCAGAAGATATGGGCGTCGTCCTGCGTGAAGGCGCGCACCCGCATCAGGCCGTGCAGGGCCCCGGACGGCTCGTAGCGGTGGCAGGCGCCGAACTCGGCCATGCGCACCGGCAGCTCCTTGTACGACCGCTGGCCGACGTTCCAGATCTGCACGTGACCCGGGCAGTTCATCGGCTTCAGGGAGAGGATTTCGCCCTCGACCGTCTCGCAGACGAACATGTTCGGGCGGTACTTCTCCCAGTGGCCCGAGTTCTCCCAGAAGGTCTTGTCGAGCACCTGCGGCGTCTTGACCTCTATGTAGCCGGCCGCCTTCAGGCGACGGCGCATGTAGGCTTCCAGCGTCTGCCACAGCGTCCAGCCCTTGGGGTGCCAGAACACCATGCCGCGGCCTTCCTCCTGCATGTGGAAGAGGTCCATGGCGCGGCCCAGCTTGCGGTGGTCGCGCTTCTCGGCCTCCTCCAGGCGCGTCAGATAGGCCTGAAGGTCGGCGTCATTGGCCCAGGCCGTGCCGTAGATGCGCTGCAGCTGGGCGTTGTTCTGGTCGCCGCGCCAGTAGGCGCCGGCCAGCTTCATCAGCTTGAAGGCCTTGCCCACCGCCTTGGTCGACGGCAGGTGCGGACCGCGGCACAGGTCCGCCCAAT
Coding sequences within:
- a CDS encoding DUF2306 domain-containing protein, which encodes MPIVLSRSAQALAALLAVAVGLFSFRYLLPEIPLAAPDVVANRFAHLALPIHAGLGAAALILGPFQFIRRRDGRRARWHRLTGALYMAACLGSAPAGLILALGATAGPIATAGFGLLAIIWFWVNAQGLRAALAGRYAEHGRWMVRSFALTFAAVTLRLYLPLGALLPVASVDAYRAIAFLAWVPNLLVAELWLSSRLRAAAGR
- a CDS encoding acyl-CoA dehydrogenase family protein, with the protein product MSAAAQSAAEDLVLPGLVPLLREAADAAGVFVAEAKGAVKAKISAGGKIDRKRADAEQHAVHGYGWYASYAELLNQVAGWAERLTADGAFGETEALLAQLLFAEYAAQLVGGIPMNQGEIIRPADLTADREVMNRLFAPALITLMTTGGGQAVKTRIAQLIADARGKSTVEATGLDDVFEMIRDQFHAFAEEKVVPHAHEWHLKDELIPLELLQELGQLGVFGLTLPEDYGGAGLGKTAMCVVSEELSRAWIGVGSLGTRSEIAGELILANGTPEQKDYWLPKIAAAEILPTAVFTEPNTGSDLGSLRTRAVRDGDRYVVTGAKTWITHAARADVMTLLVRTDPDTADYRGLSMLLAPKLRGDDAQPFPTPGMSGGEIGVIGYRGMKEYEIGFDGFTVPAENLLGGVEGQGFKQLMATFESARIQTAARAIGVAQRGLELGLNYALDRKQFGGPIFGFPRVANKLAMMAAEIMGVRQLTYYAARQKDEGKRCDLEAGMAKLVAARVAWAAADNALQIHGGNGFAMEYEVSRVLADARILNIFEGAGEIQAQVIARRLLEDGN
- a CDS encoding glutathione S-transferase family protein, yielding MLVVHHLNESRSQRILWLLEELGVPYDIRFHQRNAETRLAPPELIDIHPLGKSPVITDNGRVVHESGAIIDYVIRRHGDGRLAPDPASPDYDVYQQWLHYAEGSAMLPLMLFMYVARLGEAGAPLHPRIESEIANHMSFVEGALEGRDYLLGANLSGADIQMSFVPEVLKAFGKLAAYPNMAAWIERLHARPAWKAALDKGGPYALGR
- a CDS encoding alpha/beta fold hydrolase codes for the protein MPEYTAADGVVIAYDDIGPPDGAPFLLIHGFVSNRQEGWKRTGWYAALAQRGQRLIALDLRGHGESGKPHDPAAYDRDLMLGDIVGLLDHLGVEWANVFGYSMGARLALAMALQAHERVGYLVLGGVGGRLLEPPPPGDITAEAMEADDPAAIAEPLLRSFRQFADEQGEDRLALAALARTPPRGFTADDLLAVRAPTLIVAGTRDELAGDPQALADVIRGAKAVTLAGCDHFNAIPHGLLKATVFDFLDGYLDEM
- a CDS encoding S41 family peptidase; this translates as MSRHRLSVLSAALVGALASASLAQTPPPAAAPPPPAPADWGKALAEDARAFHDIVAESHPGPVDVENPGFKAVLKGGLTTALKRAKTAKRYEDWYFALNEYQASFNDGHLTLYEHAPMGHAWRSRWPGFLTALEGGRYVVAFNRDPAAPPVGAVLTSCDGRPADAFAADFIGKGAGRWNLRSRRVTYASSLFVDQMNPYVRRPERCVFQVDGAERTYPLAWRDLPTEVRDEGFAAARSPRYFAPLELRAYGADGYWVGWGSFESDPASDDGKALTALQARIESQADAIRASKVVVFDLRGNNGGSSEWSAAVTRILWGEAWVDAKAERSTGVDWRTSVNNIKAIAAYREQFVSDARLRTWFEELENGMKGARARGQALWRQGGGEASAAPKDAVTAMKARVYILTDYGCASACLDAVDLLKALGGVQVGQETSADTLYMDVREQFLPSMRAKVVVPMKVYRGRARGSNVTAVPAYEWKGALSDTAGVEAWIAGIDARR